A single Chloracidobacterium sp. DNA region contains:
- a CDS encoding DUF1835 domain-containing protein → MIYHVLPGDSLVEEFRKSEIDGDVIVCRECMIVGDVSAETLDELFEHRSHFLLIEYGTDEIDYHEQVADELSRLVDLPDGTIVNLWFEYELFCQVNLWFCLYLLSGTEATIYRVAPSERNSDEVWKGFGGMDERALKRCYDQRVECTAADVKLGQDLWQAYSGADHVRLRQLGESASPCFPMLAQVVEAEIEKDVRPSEILREIRGRGVKEFNDLFVQFTERAGVYGFGDAQLAALIDQSSS, encoded by the coding sequence ATGATCTACCACGTTTTACCGGGCGATTCATTGGTCGAAGAATTTCGAAAATCTGAGATAGACGGCGATGTGATTGTTTGCCGTGAATGTATGATCGTCGGCGATGTGTCGGCTGAAACGTTGGATGAATTGTTCGAACACCGCTCACACTTTCTTCTTATAGAATACGGAACTGACGAGATCGATTACCACGAGCAAGTTGCTGATGAACTCTCGCGGCTGGTTGACCTTCCGGATGGAACGATCGTGAACCTTTGGTTTGAATACGAACTATTCTGTCAGGTAAATCTTTGGTTTTGCTTATATTTACTTTCGGGCACTGAGGCAACCATTTATCGCGTCGCCCCGAGCGAGCGTAATTCGGATGAAGTGTGGAAAGGATTTGGCGGAATGGACGAAAGGGCCCTTAAGCGATGCTACGATCAGCGGGTTGAATGTACGGCCGCCGACGTCAAACTCGGTCAAGACCTTTGGCAGGCTTATTCGGGAGCGGATCACGTCCGACTTCGACAACTTGGTGAATCGGCCTCGCCATGTTTTCCAATGCTTGCTCAAGTCGTCGAGGCTGAGATCGAAAAGGATGTACGCCCCTCCGAGATCCTACGCGAAATACGGGGTCGCGGTGTAAAAGAGTTCAATGACTTATTCGTTCAGTTTACCGAACGTGCGGGCGTATACGGCTTTGGTGACGCTCAGTTGGCGGCATTAATTGATCAAAGTTCGTCGTGA
- the corA gene encoding magnesium/cobalt transporter CorA: protein MEIFVYRQGGQMVEEGFGRDELPKLLADETNVVWVDLQGETDEGRSEAKDILLNIFKFHPLTVEDCLETRNQPKVEGFEHYLYFIVHGIKPGQTHPANFLTKELDGYLGNNFVVTFHVERFRSIKSAKQHIRSSPFVCQRGPAFLLQRILDELVDLYMPIVDDFDLEINSLEERVLGMRKSNNMILGEIMDLRRSVARLKRISSRQLEVLYRMSHGEFPQIPATVIPFFRDVHDHLVRISDLAEGYRDLVSSLFDIHFAVVGNRTNDVMKTLAVMSSIILPLSLIAGIYGMNFEHMPELKTRSGYFFTLGAMGLITLALIAYFWRLGWIFQREEDIDISLPIHNESDHDEL, encoded by the coding sequence ATGGAGATCTTCGTTTACAGACAGGGTGGCCAGATGGTTGAAGAAGGTTTTGGCCGCGATGAGCTTCCTAAACTATTGGCTGACGAGACGAATGTCGTCTGGGTGGACCTTCAGGGAGAGACAGATGAAGGCCGTTCCGAGGCCAAGGATATCCTCCTCAATATTTTTAAGTTTCACCCGCTCACGGTCGAGGATTGCCTTGAAACCCGAAACCAGCCCAAAGTCGAAGGATTTGAACATTACCTCTACTTTATAGTCCACGGCATAAAACCGGGCCAGACCCATCCGGCTAATTTTCTCACCAAGGAACTAGACGGTTATTTGGGAAATAACTTTGTCGTCACATTCCACGTCGAAAGGTTTCGCAGTATAAAATCGGCCAAGCAACACATCAGGAGCAGTCCATTTGTTTGCCAACGCGGCCCGGCGTTTTTGCTACAGCGAATACTTGATGAATTAGTCGACCTTTATATGCCCATTGTCGATGATTTTGATCTGGAGATTAACTCACTTGAAGAACGCGTACTGGGGATGCGCAAGAGCAACAATATGATTCTTGGCGAGATAATGGACCTCCGGCGGAGCGTTGCACGTCTAAAGAGAATATCTTCCCGCCAACTCGAGGTACTCTACCGAATGTCACACGGTGAATTTCCGCAGATACCTGCGACGGTGATTCCATTTTTCCGTGATGTTCACGACCATCTTGTTCGGATATCAGACTTGGCCGAAGGCTATCGCGACCTCGTCAGTAGCTTATTCGACATACATTTTGCGGTCGTGGGAAACCGAACAAATGACGTAATGAAAACCCTTGCGGTAATGTCGTCGATCATTTTGCCGTTGAGTCTGATCGCCGGTATTTACGGAATGAATTTTGAACATATGCCGGAACTCAAGACCCGGTCTGGCTATTTCTTCACATTAGGAGCAATGGGTCTCATCACTTTAGCTCTGATCGCATATTTCTGGCGTTTAGGTTGGATATTTCAAAGGGAAGAGGACATCGACATTAGCCTTCCAATACATAACGAAAGTGATCACGACGAACTTTGA
- a CDS encoding ATP-binding cassette domain-containing protein gives MSEKDVTLRVENVTKRFGEFTAVDDLSLEVRAGRVFGFLGPNGAGKTTTIRMIVGITAPDEGRIEFFGERMTSRLQDRIGYLPEERGLYKKMKVADQLRYFAALKDVTGKDAEQRIDRWLERMNLSEWKNKKTTDLSKGMQQKIQFISTVLHDPDLLILDEPFSGLDPVNVEFMIDVLAEFKQKDKTVIFSTHLMETAERLCHDIILINKSKKVISGSLRQVKESYGRNLIALRAVGGEEVLHDTNLIKSVVQHADEIEIELTETADAQVILKRLIETGAVITKFEQVEPSLNDIFIDQVGGEQ, from the coding sequence ATGAGTGAAAAAGACGTGACCTTACGGGTCGAAAACGTAACCAAACGGTTCGGCGAGTTTACGGCCGTTGACGATCTTAGCCTTGAGGTCCGCGCCGGACGAGTTTTTGGGTTTCTGGGACCGAACGGTGCCGGTAAAACAACGACGATCCGGATGATCGTCGGGATAACCGCCCCGGATGAAGGGCGGATAGAATTTTTTGGTGAGCGAATGACCTCGAGACTGCAAGATCGCATCGGGTATCTACCGGAGGAACGCGGACTCTACAAAAAGATGAAGGTTGCCGACCAGCTAAGATATTTCGCGGCACTAAAGGACGTGACCGGAAAGGACGCTGAGCAACGGATCGACCGCTGGCTGGAGCGTATGAATTTATCCGAATGGAAGAATAAGAAGACGACCGATCTTTCGAAGGGTATGCAGCAAAAGATACAGTTTATTTCAACCGTACTGCACGACCCTGACCTTTTAATACTTGATGAACCATTTTCAGGGCTTGATCCGGTGAACGTCGAATTTATGATCGATGTATTGGCCGAGTTTAAGCAAAAGGACAAAACCGTAATATTCTCAACCCACTTAATGGAGACCGCCGAACGACTCTGTCACGACATTATACTCATTAATAAGTCAAAAAAGGTGATCAGCGGCAGTCTTCGTCAGGTAAAGGAGAGCTATGGCCGCAACCTGATCGCTTTGAGAGCGGTCGGCGGCGAAGAGGTTCTCCACGACACAAATTTGATCAAAAGCGTTGTTCAGCACGCGGATGAGATAGAGATCGAACTGACCGAGACTGCAGATGCTCAAGTGATACTGAAAAGACTGATTGAAACGGGAGCGGTGATCACAAAATTTGAACAAGTGGAACCTAGCTTAAACGACATTTTCATCGATCAGGTTGGAGGTGAACAATGA
- a CDS encoding ABC transporter permease codes for MRKFLAVVKHEYKKIVLKWTFLLGTLLFPVIGAGFAVVPALIFSIKGEPTRIVIVDRSNRIGMRIRENLSPEKIAARSDQMVKDAVKEMPVAQPGQMNQSAMQSAASFVFVDYNAYGRSSDDVYLDLNEMVVGNKIDAYLIAPSDIDSKDASFEFRSRKAGDFIAGDILRDAINDAVRSQRLADANISETSVMELSRRVTIDSKSLDDKGREKDSDMLLAASFVIGLMIYITLAIYGQVIMGAVVEEKETRIAEILFSSARPYELMLGKLVGVGLAGLTQLAIWVISIAGLIAFLAVQSDMSTLFSGLPHITTLMVAYFLLYFLLGYFAYASIFALIGSVVTTVQEGGQFAFPPVMVMLIGFYFSFAVIRDPNSSLSFWVSVSPFFAPMTMPVRILAETPPFWQIALSVGVNVFTIAALVWLASRVYRVGMLMYGKRATLPEIWKWIRQV; via the coding sequence ATGAGAAAATTCCTTGCTGTCGTAAAGCACGAATACAAAAAGATCGTACTGAAATGGACGTTTCTGCTTGGCACTTTGCTCTTTCCGGTGATCGGTGCGGGTTTTGCAGTTGTACCCGCGCTTATTTTTTCGATCAAAGGGGAGCCGACACGGATCGTTATCGTCGATCGCTCCAACAGGATCGGGATGCGAATCCGAGAAAATCTTTCACCTGAAAAAATTGCGGCACGCAGCGACCAGATGGTAAAAGACGCTGTAAAAGAAATGCCGGTTGCTCAGCCGGGACAGATGAATCAATCTGCAATGCAGTCTGCCGCGTCGTTTGTTTTTGTTGATTACAACGCTTACGGGCGGTCGTCTGATGACGTCTACCTGGATCTCAACGAGATGGTGGTCGGAAACAAAATAGATGCATATCTGATAGCACCGTCCGATATCGATAGCAAGGATGCAAGCTTTGAGTTTCGCTCGAGAAAGGCCGGGGATTTTATTGCCGGCGATATTCTTCGCGATGCGATAAATGATGCGGTGCGGTCGCAACGTCTTGCGGACGCTAATATCAGCGAGACGAGCGTGATGGAATTGAGCCGACGTGTGACGATCGACTCTAAATCTCTTGACGACAAGGGCCGTGAAAAGGACAGTGATATGTTGCTCGCGGCGTCATTTGTCATCGGCCTGATGATCTATATTACACTTGCCATTTATGGACAAGTGATAATGGGAGCCGTAGTTGAAGAAAAGGAAACCAGAATCGCCGAGATACTCTTTTCGTCGGCGAGGCCGTATGAATTGATGCTTGGCAAGTTGGTCGGTGTCGGCCTCGCAGGTCTAACGCAACTTGCGATATGGGTTATCTCGATCGCCGGACTGATAGCATTTTTGGCCGTTCAGTCCGATATGTCGACGTTATTCTCCGGTTTGCCGCACATCACTACATTGATGGTCGCGTATTTCCTACTGTACTTCCTACTCGGGTATTTTGCCTATGCGTCTATATTCGCACTGATCGGTTCGGTCGTTACGACAGTACAGGAAGGTGGCCAATTTGCTTTTCCGCCGGTGATGGTGATGCTGATCGGCTTTTACTTCAGCTTTGCCGTAATCCGTGATCCAAATTCGAGCCTTTCGTTTTGGGTTTCGGTCTCACCGTTCTTTGCACCAATGACGATGCCGGTGCGTATCCTGGCTGAAACACCTCCTTTCTGGCAAATTGCGCTGTCAGTCGGCGTCAACGTCTTTACGATCGCAGCACTCGTCTGGTTGGCATCCCGTGTTTACCGTGTCGGGATGCTGATGTACGGCAAGCGCGCCACGCTACCCGAAATATGGAAATGGATCCGACAGGTGTAA